In Candidatus Margulisiibacteriota bacterium, the DNA window TGCTCCTCACCATTGCCATAATAGATGCTCCTTTCTTTTTTAGTTGCTTTGCGTGCCGAAATTATTCTAACGACATTATTACGGTGCGTGACGCTCACAACCAGAATTTTGCCGATATTGCCAATAACTTTCCAGCGCTTTTCGGTCAGGCTGTGCTCTCGGTCATAAGCGATCCGGCAAAACTGATCATTAAAAATATACTGCGCATCCGCAAAGTCCACACCGTGTTTTGCCAAATTCTTTTTATTTTTTTCCTCGTCCCATTCAAATTCCAGACTGGATAATAACACATACA includes these proteins:
- a CDS encoding BrnT family toxin: MLLSSLEFEWDEEKNKKNLAKHGVDFADAQYIFNDQFCRIAYDREHSLTEKRWKVIGNIGKILVVSVTHRNNVVRIISARKATKKERSIYYGNGEEQDKYNQTYTWWSY